In Synechococcus sp. KORDI-52, one genomic interval encodes:
- a CDS encoding phycobilisome rod-core linker polypeptide, with the protein MAIPLLGYPLNTQNGRVSNLAGDNSTIKPQTYASSAAGDDSARTEMDSLIEQAYRQVFFHAMRSDREPFLESQLRSGNITVRDFIRGLLLSERFQQGYYQCNSNYRMVDQVVGRVLGRPTHGDAERRAWSIVIGEKGFTAFIDALLDSPEYMNCFGYDLVPQQRSRVLPGRPLGEIPIYQQFPRYGTDWRDALQDRAPIHQGALSERLEVAATWVNEEPPAFALKLWLGLFAVGGFEIARVLLTIVVAMLRN; encoded by the coding sequence ATGGCCATCCCGCTTCTTGGGTACCCGCTCAACACCCAAAACGGTCGCGTTAGCAACCTGGCCGGCGACAACAGCACCATCAAGCCCCAAACGTATGCCTCCTCTGCAGCGGGCGATGACAGCGCCAGAACAGAGATGGACAGCTTGATTGAACAGGCCTATCGCCAAGTCTTCTTTCATGCGATGCGCAGTGATCGCGAACCGTTCCTGGAATCACAGCTCCGGAGCGGCAACATCACGGTTCGGGATTTCATCCGAGGTCTGCTGCTGTCGGAACGCTTCCAGCAGGGCTACTACCAGTGCAACTCGAACTACCGGATGGTGGATCAGGTGGTGGGACGTGTGCTCGGGCGCCCGACCCATGGCGACGCCGAACGCCGGGCCTGGTCGATCGTGATCGGAGAGAAGGGCTTTACCGCCTTCATCGACGCCCTACTCGACAGCCCGGAATATATGAACTGCTTCGGGTACGACTTGGTACCGCAGCAGCGCTCGCGCGTGCTGCCCGGGCGGCCCCTTGGGGAAATCCCGATCTACCAACAATTCCCGCGCTACGGAACCGACTGGCGCGACGCCCTTCAAGATCGGGCGCCTATCCATCAAGGTGCGCTGTCAGAGCGACTGGAGGTTGCTGCCACTTGGGTCAACGAGGAACCCCCTGCTTTCGCTCTCAAGCTCTGGCTCGGCCTGTTTGCCGTCGGTGGATTCGAAATCGCGCGGGTGCTCCTTACCATCGTTGTCGCGATGCTGCGCAACTGA
- a CDS encoding pentapeptide repeat-containing protein, whose product MSMPKSGALNLREWTAPETCGATSSVTNPVDARGADWSGQDLGELDLRDAKLCRCDLRGTNLSQCQLEGADLRLARYDQTTLVPEGFALNTSGAVGPGAKLNGAFLNSTDLRGMDLRGSVLMGAYLSGSDLSGALLDGVSLAGADLRSATFRGAMCRGTRFGTCEMDMADLRGANLEGAALETVTSIRGADFSLCTGLEDQIGALLSRSVQELDCWNPMTRSTTRASLESLIKGQGTDA is encoded by the coding sequence ATGTCGATGCCCAAATCAGGGGCTCTGAATCTGCGTGAGTGGACGGCACCCGAAACGTGCGGAGCAACAAGCTCAGTCACAAATCCAGTCGATGCTCGAGGGGCTGACTGGAGCGGTCAGGACTTGGGAGAACTCGACCTAAGAGACGCCAAGCTCTGTCGCTGTGATCTGCGCGGAACAAACCTCAGCCAGTGCCAACTCGAAGGCGCTGATTTACGCCTGGCGCGTTACGACCAAACCACCCTGGTGCCTGAGGGCTTTGCACTGAACACAAGCGGTGCCGTTGGCCCCGGGGCCAAGCTGAATGGGGCTTTTCTCAACAGCACAGATCTGCGCGGGATGGACCTCAGGGGAAGCGTGTTGATGGGTGCCTATCTGAGTGGTTCAGATCTGAGTGGAGCTTTGCTCGATGGCGTTTCCTTAGCAGGCGCTGACCTGCGATCAGCCACGTTTCGCGGAGCCATGTGCCGGGGAACCCGTTTCGGAACCTGCGAGATGGACATGGCCGATCTTCGCGGCGCCAACCTTGAGGGGGCAGCCCTCGAAACCGTTACATCAATTCGCGGGGCGGACTTTTCTCTCTGCACCGGGCTGGAGGATCAAATTGGTGCTCTGCTCAGTCGATCCGTCCAGGAACTCGACTGCTGGAATCCGATGACCCGCTCCACGACAAGGGCAAGCCTTGAGTCCCTGATCAAGGGGCAAGGGACAGACGCCTAA
- a CDS encoding phycobilisome linker polypeptide has product MPFGPASLLGVERFSEESEAPLELIPGDEDARKEQIIRAVYKQVLGNAYVMDSERQIVEESQFKLGEISVRELVGRIAKSDLYRSRFFDNCARYRYIELAFRHLLGRAPADYAEMREHADRLDSQGYEADIDSFLNSAEYQNTFGEWTVPYQRGWKTESCATLQEFTWSFQLLRGNSSSSLKGDLAGNRSKLGGSAYLNRAIAVVPPSSKETAGWSFRPSTNLQDAPTRLGVGAGDQGITYRVEVTAYKANNLRRISRYTRSNRIFYVPFDKLSEQFKRIHNEGGKIASITPVT; this is encoded by the coding sequence ATGCCTTTCGGTCCAGCCTCGCTTCTGGGGGTCGAACGCTTCTCTGAGGAGAGTGAAGCCCCTCTCGAGCTGATCCCAGGCGATGAGGACGCCAGGAAAGAACAGATCATCCGTGCTGTGTACAAGCAAGTGCTTGGCAACGCTTACGTGATGGACAGCGAACGGCAGATCGTCGAAGAGTCGCAGTTCAAGCTCGGTGAAATCAGCGTCCGTGAGCTGGTTGGCCGCATTGCCAAAAGCGATCTGTATCGCAGCCGCTTCTTTGATAACTGTGCGCGGTACCGCTACATCGAGCTGGCCTTCCGCCATCTTCTCGGTCGCGCACCTGCTGACTACGCGGAAATGCGTGAACACGCCGATCGCCTGGACAGCCAAGGGTATGAGGCTGATATCGACAGCTTCTTGAACAGCGCGGAATACCAAAACACCTTTGGCGAATGGACGGTCCCTTATCAGCGGGGCTGGAAGACCGAAAGCTGTGCCACCTTGCAGGAATTCACCTGGAGCTTCCAGTTGCTGCGCGGCAACAGCAGCAGCAGCCTCAAAGGTGATCTTGCAGGCAACAGGAGCAAGCTGGGTGGTTCGGCTTATTTGAACCGAGCCATCGCAGTGGTTCCCCCCTCCTCCAAAGAGACCGCTGGCTGGAGTTTCCGTCCCTCGACCAACCTTCAGGACGCACCCACACGTCTCGGGGTTGGCGCAGGCGATCAAGGCATCACGTATCGGGTCGAAGTCACGGCTTACAAAGCCAACAATCTCCGGCGGATTTCCCGCTACACCCGCAGCAACCGCATCTTCTACGTGCCGTTCGACAAGCTCTCAGAGCAGTTCAAACGCATCCATAACGAAGGCGGCAAAATCGCCAGCATTACGCCGGTGACTTAA
- a CDS encoding phycobilisome rod-core linker polypeptide: MASTQSSLGFGATSKWNDPVRFQRKGGAEQSAALTNGEFLKQSCDQMAIGVGPRSHADCPHRVTSECYSPEDDASLETVVNASYRQVFGNAHVMDFERCSELEAQLRDGRLTVREFVRGLAKSSFYKDRFFRSVAPQRGVELTFKHLLGRAPETQAEISAKIALLAEHGHDGLVDSIVDSAEYLEVFGSDVVPYARSWSSPADLSTAAFPMLAALQRSFAGSDSARGAGPALTRSLANGVAPRISLPSQPIGLRPSSGSFTGKQFSSKAPGITSGKDSGPMRGDVYVTFGLGQREQETYQRCPGDGPDQLAALIRSTYKQVMGNPHLMEFERVVSAESKFIDGYLSTREFVRAVGLSAEYKRRFFETSAPYRFIELNFKHFLGRAPQSQAEISEHTKILAEGGYEAEISSYVDSAEYQNTFGEDTVPFARILTESGRSQVDFNRQLSLAEGYAASDTVLGSSALVSSVATGLAPSGWSKTTSRANRTGTQSGAPDPTKKRFRIVVASQAARSRQRTAGNSYVVSGKDMSSQMKYIHARGGKIVSITEVM; the protein is encoded by the coding sequence ATGGCCAGCACCCAATCTTCCCTTGGTTTCGGCGCAACCAGCAAGTGGAATGATCCCGTCCGCTTCCAGCGCAAGGGAGGAGCAGAACAAAGCGCTGCCCTCACCAATGGTGAGTTTCTGAAGCAGTCATGTGACCAAATGGCGATTGGGGTAGGTCCCCGCAGTCACGCTGACTGCCCCCATCGCGTCACAAGCGAGTGCTATTCGCCAGAGGATGACGCGTCTCTGGAAACCGTGGTCAATGCGTCGTATCGACAGGTCTTTGGCAACGCCCACGTGATGGATTTCGAGCGTTGCTCGGAATTGGAAGCTCAGCTGCGGGACGGTCGTTTGACCGTGCGTGAATTCGTTCGTGGCCTGGCCAAGTCCAGTTTTTACAAGGACCGTTTCTTTAGAAGCGTTGCCCCACAGCGGGGTGTCGAGCTGACCTTCAAGCACCTGTTGGGCCGAGCGCCTGAAACACAGGCCGAGATCTCAGCGAAAATTGCCCTTCTGGCAGAACACGGTCACGACGGCTTGGTCGACAGCATCGTCGACTCTGCGGAGTACCTCGAAGTCTTCGGCAGTGACGTGGTGCCCTATGCGCGTTCATGGAGTTCGCCCGCTGACCTGTCAACAGCAGCCTTCCCCATGCTGGCCGCTCTTCAAAGGAGTTTTGCCGGCAGTGATAGTGCCCGCGGCGCAGGTCCGGCGCTAACCCGCAGCCTCGCCAATGGTGTGGCTCCTCGCATCAGCCTGCCAAGTCAGCCCATTGGTCTGCGTCCCTCCTCTGGAAGTTTCACGGGCAAGCAGTTCAGCAGCAAAGCACCTGGGATCACCTCAGGAAAAGATTCCGGACCCATGCGCGGCGACGTGTATGTCACCTTCGGTCTTGGCCAGCGGGAGCAAGAGACTTACCAACGTTGCCCAGGTGACGGCCCCGATCAACTCGCTGCACTGATTCGTTCCACCTACAAACAGGTGATGGGCAATCCCCATCTGATGGAATTCGAACGGGTTGTCTCCGCGGAAAGTAAATTCATCGATGGCTACCTGAGCACACGTGAATTCGTTCGTGCCGTTGGCCTCTCAGCTGAATACAAGCGCCGTTTCTTCGAAACCAGTGCCCCGTATCGCTTCATCGAGCTGAACTTCAAGCATTTCCTGGGAAGAGCTCCGCAGTCCCAGGCCGAAATCAGCGAGCACACCAAGATCCTCGCCGAAGGTGGCTATGAGGCTGAAATCTCCAGCTATGTCGATAGCGCTGAATACCAGAACACCTTTGGTGAAGACACAGTTCCGTTCGCTCGAATCCTCACCGAAAGCGGCCGCTCTCAAGTTGACTTCAACCGTCAACTGAGCCTGGCAGAAGGGTATGCCGCAAGCGATACGGTGCTCGGAAGTTCCGCCTTGGTGAGTTCGGTTGCGACAGGCCTAGCGCCCAGTGGCTGGAGCAAAACCACCAGCCGGGCAAACCGCACTGGTACTCAATCTGGCGCACCTGATCCCACCAAGAAGCGTTTCCGCATTGTTGTTGCTTCTCAGGCTGCTCGTTCGCGTCAACGCACGGCTGGTAACAGTTACGTCGTGTCTGGGAAAGACATGAGCAGCCAAATGAAGTACATCCATGCACGCGGGGGCAAGATCGTTTCCATCACTGAGGTGATGTAA
- a CDS encoding phycobilisome rod-core linker polypeptide, which yields MTEPTTLSSEANVDTSHAADVIRQAYRQVFGNRHLMELDVNPSIEALFINGDLTVQGLVTALAQSETYKKLFLESNSPYRFVELNFKHLLGRPPRDQAELMSHVRLLQEEGYETEIASYTYSDEYLSAFGIDQVPYNRATQSVVGGSTLYFTRAKALDAGYAGYDNAETNSKLLNSLCTDSSPEAHDRRSVGNAKALTINWTSRRQVGANRRAVQKSVVTQTSMSATIKSILSQGGQILSIAKANSF from the coding sequence ATGACTGAGCCTACAACTCTTTCCTCAGAAGCCAACGTCGATACGTCACATGCTGCAGATGTGATTCGCCAAGCGTACCGCCAGGTGTTTGGTAATCGACATCTGATGGAACTCGATGTGAACCCCTCCATTGAGGCATTGTTCATCAATGGTGATCTGACAGTTCAAGGATTGGTAACAGCTCTCGCCCAGTCGGAAACCTATAAAAAGCTTTTTCTTGAAAGCAACAGCCCATACCGCTTTGTTGAGCTCAACTTCAAACATCTACTAGGCCGTCCTCCGCGTGACCAAGCTGAGTTGATGAGCCATGTTCGACTGCTGCAGGAAGAGGGATACGAAACAGAAATCGCGAGTTACACCTATAGCGATGAATACCTTTCGGCTTTTGGCATCGACCAAGTTCCATACAATCGTGCAACCCAGTCCGTGGTGGGAGGAAGCACGCTCTACTTCACACGGGCGAAAGCCTTGGATGCCGGATATGCCGGATACGACAACGCAGAAACAAATTCGAAACTCTTGAATAGTCTCTGCACTGATAGTTCACCAGAAGCACATGATCGCAGAAGCGTTGGCAACGCCAAGGCATTGACCATCAACTGGACATCTCGTCGTCAGGTGGGTGCCAACCGCCGAGCAGTTCAAAAGTCGGTGGTGACTCAAACCAGCATGTCAGCCACCATCAAATCAATTCTGTCGCAGGGCGGCCAGATCCTTTCTATTGCGAAGGCTAACTCCTTTTGA